The region TATAACGTTAAATGATAAAATCAAACTAAAGTACTACAAGACAGTAAAAGCTATGGCTATCTTGACTTTTTAAAATATGGAGAGTTATATTCTTTACTATCTTACTCTTACTACTATTAATTAAAATTTTTGCTAAAATCAACTAAAATTTTTAGGAAATTCACCCGCTATGCAGACAATATCTGAAATTTACACCGCCAAAAGCGAGATCAAAAAATCTACATTTTTAAGCTATCTTGTACCGCTTAACGAGTTTAAAGCAGTGCATGAGCGCCTTAAAACTGAGCATCCAAAGGCGGTGCATATAGTCTGGGCTTACCGCGAACTAAATAAATATGGTCAAATCGTAGAAAATCAAAGCGATGACGGCGAGCCAAAAGGCACAAGCGGAGCTCCGAGCTTAAATGCTCTAAGGGGAGCGAATTTGATAAATGCAGGCGTGTTTATAGTGCGCTATTTTGGCGGGATCAAGCTTGGCACGGGCGGGCTTGTAAGAGCTTATAGCTCGGCCGTAAATTTAGCGATAAATGAAGCGGAACTTAAAAAATTTGAGTTTAAAGACGAGTGTAAATTTTATACTCCTTTTGCTTTGATGTCTCGCTTTGAGCATTTTTTTAACTCTCAAAATTTAAACGAATTCGAGCGTGAATTTAACAGTATCGGTGCGATATGGACGGCTAAATTTAACGAAGAAGAGATGAGTAAATTTTATGAATTTGCAAATGTTTTTGAGATTGAGGAGTTTAAATTTCTAGCCTTGCCGATAACGGCTAGAAATTTATTATAATGCAAAACTCTAATTATCTTATATGAGCTTCTACGCGTCTATTTTTGTATCTA is a window of Campylobacter sp. CCUG 57310 DNA encoding:
- a CDS encoding YigZ family protein; the protein is MQTISEIYTAKSEIKKSTFLSYLVPLNEFKAVHERLKTEHPKAVHIVWAYRELNKYGQIVENQSDDGEPKGTSGAPSLNALRGANLINAGVFIVRYFGGIKLGTGGLVRAYSSAVNLAINEAELKKFEFKDECKFYTPFALMSRFEHFFNSQNLNEFEREFNSIGAIWTAKFNEEEMSKFYEFANVFEIEEFKFLALPITARNLL